ACTGGGAATACTCGGCCCACATTGGTTCCAACATCGTCACGGCAGTGATGAACTCAAAGGGTCTATGGATGGCGTGCGTCCACCAGAGCACCGGAGTCTTCCAGTGCGAGACCTTCAACTCCATCCTCGACCTGCCCACATACCTGCAGGTTGCCCGGGCCATGATGGTCATCTCCATTATCGTATCTGTCCAGGCCTGTGCAGTGTCCAGCGCTGGGATGCAGTGCACAGTGTTCATGGAAGGCTCACCGGCAAAGACTAAAACGGCTGGAGCCGgagggtttctttttttaacagccGGCCTTCTGTCGCTCATTCCTGTTTCCTGGAAGACCCACGAAGTAATCCAGACCTTCTACCACTTCAACGTACATGAAAGTATGAAGTTCGAGATTGGGTACTGCCTGTATGTGGGGATTGCCTCGTCTCTAATGTCTATGCTAGGCGGAGGGCTGATAAGCATGTCCTGCTGGAGCAACCTAGACACACGACAAGGGTTCAGACACGGTTACCCGTACCCTGAACACTTGGGGAAACATGGTACGGCTCGTGGTGCCTCACATTCCATGCCTTTCCCCCCTTCAGCCATTCTGCAGAGCGGAATCAACATGAATCCCACCAACAGGACCCAAACCATGGTCAGCcagatcagcagcagcagccaccACACCACCACTGGCGTCCAAGACTCCAGGAAACCGGCACACCAGAAAACAACAGCTAGCTACGACGTTACCGGGTACGTCTGAAGATTTAGCCTAGCTTCACAACATGAACTTGAAAAGATCGAACTGATAAAAACTGACTTCTTGGGTTCACAAAAGGTAAAGAGTATTTTTTCCTGTTGAGAGAACAATTTCAGGAACAACAGATCATGCTTGTACTGTAAGCAAAACAAATCAATACCAGGTCAATCGACCACTGGTGCCTTGCGAAAGCTTCGTGAGAGCTCTGTGCAAACATGAAAAGCTAATATTTCACAGCAAAGGTTTAATACGACTGTAAAAAGCATAATTAAAGACAAACTCTTAAATTACCGTTATTCAATTTGCACGGTTACAGTTTTGACACTGGGGTGGGtttgtttttggctttttttttttttttgctgtgaacaagtgatataaataatgaatgttagataaaaaaaaagtgttcatggAGCGTGGCCGAGTggtctgagtttttttttgtacgttttttttattagtcttgGAAATCACAACCCAATAGGTAGGGTTTCGTCGGAACCTCGGATGGAACTTCGGTCTATAAATTTAAAGTTATCTAGATTTAAAGTTATACAGGGACACAAACTGAACAGCCAGGACATCCTAACTAAGAGCAGAACATCACCCCATCTGTATATTTGGCTCAAGTCAATGATTTACCACAGTAGCACCATTGCACTGGAATCAACTGAATTGATTTTGGCTCCGAGTCTGTGAGAAATTCAGCTCATCTTCCTGCACCAGTGTGACAACAGACACGTTCCAGACCAGGTGTTTTATAGGTGTTTGGAGATGAACAGCTCAAATCCAGGACAGTAAACTAAATTATGGGATAGATCTGATGCCGTATCAAATCTCAAGAAGAATATATGGTACATAAGAGCAAGATACTTTTccacagagcacagggtcagtcatgaagCAGCACATCTGGAGCAGAAAAGGTTCATAAGAACCagacagtggcagcttgaccaTCTAAAGCATGACCCAGTACCTTTAACAGTTAAGCCATCACTGGCCCATATAAGGCACCTCATTTAGGACAATGGTTTTCCTAGGAGGGCATCAGATACTGGCTAAAACTCTGTCCAGATTAGACACTGACTTACTTCTGATTGGAACACTTTGACTGTCTGCCGATGAGACGCTTCTTAGTCCTAGTCTCGATGTTCTGTTCCTTTAAACGGTTAAATATACAATACGTAATAAGGCTGGTAACATTTAATACTTGTCATCATGGTGAATTacttaataaatcaattaaagaaatattttattcacccATCCGAtcaaacattaaagtgtgtacATTTTCCCTCCTTGTctttcttaattaaaaatatatttttctaaatCTCAAACTACTTACATAAAGACTGAATAAATCTCATTGTACACTGGAATATTTCCATTTCACAGAACACCTATAACAGTTTGTGTTGTATACACATCACTCCAGGTAGCTTTTATTCCCTATAAGCAAAATGTCTCAGTAATGTCATTTTGTTTATCCTGCTCAGGGTAAATTAATCTATAATATAATCTCAGGAACACATCCGTGACTACACGCTAATCCTTTAGTCCGTCGCACGGCATCGTACACGCACGATTTGGGTAAAACGTGCACACGGGAATCGTTCGAAACTTCACACAGACTGTAACTGGAGCTATTGTAAAAAGATCCAGGACGCTAATGCACACTGCAGCATGGTGGATAAACTCTAAATTAACTATACGATCTTCAAGAATGTCTACAGAACCCTTTGAAGACTCTGTCGAAAGAGCCGTTTTCTTTCGAATCTGTAGTCGAGCTTGCTGTAACTGATTTCTCAGAAGGTTGAATGGTATACAAAAGTATACCAAGTAGCCAGTATGCTAAAGTAGCGCACACGAACCTCACGCTCGGTAAGACGGGTAAGAAAAGTCTACAGTGTTGTTTTAAAGACCTCTGCTGGCCAAAACCGGAGCAGCACACATCGgggttttttacacctggtcacttcatgtgttttctgtgatcagatatctatccgatggtaaaaagaccaggtctaaa
This genomic interval from Tachysurus vachellii isolate PV-2020 chromosome 17, HZAU_Pvac_v1, whole genome shotgun sequence contains the following:
- the cldn2 gene encoding claudin-2, with translation MAVASVELMGFFMGILGMIGNLVVTILPYWEYSAHIGSNIVTAVMNSKGLWMACVHQSTGVFQCETFNSILDLPTYLQVARAMMVISIIVSVQACAVSSAGMQCTVFMEGSPAKTKTAGAGGFLFLTAGLLSLIPVSWKTHEVIQTFYHFNVHESMKFEIGYCLYVGIASSLMSMLGGGLISMSCWSNLDTRQGFRHGYPYPEHLGKHGTARGASHSMPFPPSAILQSGINMNPTNRTQTMVSQISSSSHHTTTGVQDSRKPAHQKTTASYDVTGYV